A stretch of Desulfotalea psychrophila LSv54 DNA encodes these proteins:
- a CDS encoding pilus assembly protein, whose amino-acid sequence MKYAQVSCQAKVLVIVTDGIGNTGTTTTNAGTATDRLINAGVSVVALGFGLDNATQLDKIAEIAQRAGKISDTDKLYALHDDAGGKGVPFLADSPDEFLAAMKSIISSVKLQLYNGVSPAPTTSVKDEQILVTATFNPAKWTGDVVANKFDGETGKLGEILWRASDVYASAGSPDFADCFVYEKATTSVVNYGTTTLDKDNYLCKNLGDIINSTPKIVGAPPYYYDFDDYEDFNRNTSVTGRDTLVYVNSNDGALHSFLLAPGTSRASTDTTPLGKELWRFYPDSVREKLNTDMCSAAYCHEYINDGPPRVGDIYKADLSGSKWRTVLAAGIGRGGAGFYSLDVTYGKGLGGGVNDTSFLWEFTSVDDSELGLATALPEIERVADDAVANKASWLTFFGSGRAVKADEQASKQAYLFAVNSWTGASVWGGDNNTNKIKIGTADPADDSQLLKNDIPSSPLVVDVDDDNKADRVYLGNLYGEIFRIADISVGDSPRVSRLFESGHTDRLSPIITKPAFAFDSDTGSSLWVYAGTGKYEDQADKVSSDQQYMLGLLDEGASLRKMSEITTCDAGFVTAADSSAEYRTVGNCVTGAGGAGSWALKLMNSESSASERSLSQPLVVGGVVFFTTFVPDADVCGGSGDAYLFALDWKTGAAPTEHIFVDFPQTVGSSAVAGLYLGKGVPFQPVLHGDVLFAGTTEQPPTPYKVNLKKSKIELKSWRQDFN is encoded by the coding sequence GTTGCCCTTGGCTTTGGTTTAGATAATGCGACGCAACTTGATAAAATAGCGGAAATAGCTCAACGCGCCGGGAAAATTTCAGATACAGATAAGCTCTATGCCCTCCATGATGATGCGGGCGGGAAGGGCGTACCATTTCTGGCCGATTCCCCCGATGAATTTTTAGCAGCGATGAAATCCATTATCAGCAGTGTCAAATTGCAGTTGTATAATGGTGTCTCTCCGGCCCCAACCACCTCGGTTAAAGATGAACAAATTTTAGTGACTGCCACATTTAACCCAGCAAAGTGGACGGGAGATGTTGTGGCCAATAAATTTGACGGAGAAACGGGGAAGCTGGGAGAGATATTGTGGAGGGCAAGTGATGTTTATGCCTCTGCGGGGAGCCCGGATTTCGCTGATTGCTTTGTTTATGAGAAGGCGACAACCAGTGTGGTGAATTATGGTACTACAACTCTGGATAAAGATAATTATCTCTGCAAAAATTTGGGAGATATTATTAATTCAACACCCAAGATTGTAGGAGCTCCTCCCTATTATTATGATTTTGATGACTATGAAGATTTTAACCGCAATACATCCGTTACTGGCCGAGATACCCTTGTTTATGTGAATTCAAATGACGGAGCCCTGCACTCTTTTTTACTTGCTCCGGGAACGAGCCGTGCCAGTACAGATACAACGCCTCTGGGGAAAGAGCTATGGCGATTTTATCCAGATAGTGTAAGGGAAAAACTTAATACAGATATGTGTTCTGCTGCATACTGTCATGAGTATATCAATGATGGCCCTCCCCGAGTTGGAGATATTTATAAGGCAGATTTGTCAGGCAGTAAATGGCGGACTGTGCTGGCGGCTGGTATTGGCAGAGGTGGCGCTGGCTTCTATTCTTTAGATGTTACATATGGAAAAGGTCTCGGTGGAGGAGTAAATGATACCTCTTTCCTGTGGGAGTTTACCAGTGTCGATGATAGTGAACTGGGGTTGGCTACAGCTTTGCCTGAGATTGAGAGAGTTGCTGATGATGCAGTTGCTAACAAAGCTTCGTGGCTGACATTTTTTGGCTCCGGCCGAGCTGTTAAGGCAGATGAACAGGCCAGTAAGCAGGCGTATCTGTTTGCTGTTAATTCGTGGACAGGGGCTTCTGTGTGGGGCGGCGATAATAATACGAATAAGATCAAAATTGGTACAGCAGACCCGGCTGATGATAGTCAGTTGCTTAAAAACGATATTCCCTCTTCTCCTTTGGTTGTTGATGTCGATGATGATAACAAGGCTGACAGGGTATATTTGGGTAATTTATACGGTGAAATTTTTAGAATTGCAGATATTTCAGTTGGCGATTCTCCACGGGTAAGCCGCCTTTTTGAATCTGGTCATACAGATCGATTGTCACCTATTATTACAAAACCTGCCTTCGCCTTTGATTCTGATACAGGCAGCAGCCTGTGGGTGTATGCTGGTACTGGAAAGTACGAAGATCAAGCAGATAAGGTGTCTTCAGACCAACAGTATATGCTTGGTCTTCTGGATGAGGGCGCTTCTCTGAGAAAGATGAGTGAAATAACAACCTGTGATGCGGGATTTGTTACAGCTGCAGATAGTAGTGCTGAGTATAGAACAGTAGGAAATTGTGTAACTGGTGCAGGTGGTGCAGGTTCATGGGCCTTGAAGCTTATGAATTCTGAGAGCAGTGCAAGTGAGCGTTCCTTGTCACAGCCTTTGGTGGTCGGCGGTGTTGTCTTTTTTACTACCTTTGTCCCTGATGCAGATGTCTGTGGGGGAAGCGGTGATGCATATTTATTTGCCCTTGATTGGAAGACAGGAGCTGCCCCAACGGAGCATATATTTGTAGATTTTCCACAAACTGTTGGCAGCAGTGCAGTCGCTGGTTTGTATCTTGGTAAAGGTGTTCCTTTTCAGCCTGTGCTGCATGGGGATGTGCTTTTTGCAGGAACTACAGAGCAACCACCCACTCCTTATAAGGTTAATTTGAAAAAGTCAAAAATAGAGCTGAAGTCTTGGAGACAGGACTTTAATTAG